The following coding sequences lie in one Mucilaginibacter sp. KACC 22773 genomic window:
- a CDS encoding enoyl-CoA hydratase/isomerase family protein, translating to MSTFQTTIQDKLVVITLDRGRSNPINHQMVKELTDCIHKLENDDNVGGVILTGKEGFFSSGIDLIEAYDYDQEQSRGFWIDFLVLQNTLTAFRKPMVAAISGHSPAGGCILAICCDYRVMAAGKFVIGLNEIPVGIIVPDSVFNLYSFWLGRRKAYQYLLEGKLLQVDEALEAGLIDEISAPDSLMNAAIKKITVYMKLNPVTWSESKLNLRKQLISKLKTDQTRTLNKMLEQWWAPATRQGLQMMIQNLKAKSAPAN from the coding sequence ATGAGCACATTTCAAACAACCATACAGGATAAACTTGTTGTAATTACACTTGACAGGGGGCGTTCAAATCCTATCAATCATCAGATGGTTAAAGAACTGACTGATTGTATCCACAAACTCGAGAATGATGACAATGTGGGCGGCGTGATTTTAACCGGTAAGGAAGGCTTTTTTTCATCCGGTATTGATTTGATAGAGGCTTATGATTACGATCAGGAACAAAGCCGCGGATTTTGGATCGACTTTTTAGTGTTGCAAAATACGCTAACAGCTTTCAGGAAGCCAATGGTTGCTGCCATAAGCGGTCATAGCCCGGCCGGAGGCTGCATATTAGCTATTTGCTGCGACTACCGGGTAATGGCTGCAGGGAAATTTGTCATCGGGTTAAATGAAATTCCTGTGGGCATTATTGTTCCTGATAGTGTTTTTAATTTGTATTCATTCTGGCTTGGCCGGCGCAAAGCCTATCAATATTTACTGGAGGGCAAGTTGCTCCAGGTAGATGAAGCATTGGAAGCGGGTTTGATTGATGAAATTAGTGCACCGGATAGCTTGATGAATGCTGCAATAAAGAAGATAACTGTTTATATGAAACTGAACCCCGTTACCTGGAGTGAAAGTAAGCTGAATTTGCGTAAGCAGTTGATAAGTAAATTAAAGACCGATCAAACCCGTACTTTAAATAAGATGCTGGAGCAATGGTGGGCACCTGCAACCAGGCAGGGCCTGCAAATGATGATCCAGAATTTAAAAGCAAAAAGTGCACCCGCAAACTAA